Proteins encoded within one genomic window of Pongo pygmaeus isolate AG05252 chromosome 18, NHGRI_mPonPyg2-v2.0_pri, whole genome shotgun sequence:
- the IL21R gene encoding interleukin-21 receptor isoform X2: MLRGWAAPLLLLLLQGGWGCPDLVCYTDYLQTVICILEMWNLHPSTLTLTWQDQYEELKDEATSCSLHRSAHNATHATYTCHMDVFHFMADDIFSVNITDQSGNYSQECGSFLLAESIKPAPPFNVTVTFSGQYNISWRSDYEDPAFYMLKGKLQYELQYRNRGDPWAVSPRRKLISVDSRSVSLLPLEFRKDSSYELQVRAGPMPGSSYQGTWSEWSDPVIFQTQSEELKEGWNPHLLLLLLLVIVIPAFWSLKTHPLWRLWKKIWAVPSPERFFVPLYKGCSGDFKKWVGAPFTGSSLELGPWSPEMPSTLEVYSCHPPQSPAKRLQLTELQEPAELVESDGVTKPSFWPTAQNSGGSAYSEERDRPYGLVSIDTVTVLDAEGPCTWPCSCEDDGYPALDLDAGLEPSPGLEDPLLGAGTTVLSCGCVSAGSPGLGGPLGSLLDRLKPPLADGEDWAGGLPWGGRSPGGVSESEAGSPPAGLDMDTFDSGFVGSDCSSPVECDFTSPGDEGPPRSYLRQWVVIPPPLSSPGPQAS, translated from the exons GCAAGACCAGTATGAAGAGCTGAAGGATGAGGCCACCTCCTGCAGCCTCCACAGGTCGGCCCACAATGCCACGCACGCCACCTACACCTGCCACATGGATGTATTCCACTTCATGGCCGACGACATTTTCAGTGTTAACATCACAGACCAGTCTGGCAACTACTCCCAGGAGTGTGGCAGCTTTCTCCTGGCTGAGAGCA TCAAGCCGGCTCCCCCTTTCAACGTGACCGTGACCTTCTCAGGACAGTATAATATCTCCTGGCGCTCAGATTACGAAGACCCTGCCTTCTACATGCTGAAGGGCAAGCTTCAGTATGAGCTGCAGTACAGGAACCGGGGAGACCCCTGGGCTGTG AGTCCAAGGAGAAAGCTGATCTCAGTGGACTCAAGAAgtgtctccctcctccccctggaGTTCCGCAAAGACTCGAGCTATGAGCTGCAGGTGCGGGCAGGGCCCATGCCTGGCTCCTCCTACCAGGGGACCTGGAGTGAGTGGAGTGACCCGGTCATCTTTCAGACCCAGTCAGAGG AGTTAAAGGAAGGCTGGAACCCTCACCTGCTGCTTCTCCTCCTGCTTGTCATAGTCATTCCTGCCTTCTGGAGCCTGAAGACCCACCCATTGTGGAG GCTATGGAAGAAGATATGGGCCGTCCCCAGCCCTGAGCGGTTCTTCGTGCCCCTGTACAAGGGCTGCAGCGGAGACTTCAAG aAATGGGTGGGTGCACCCTTCACTGGCTCCAGCCTGGAGCTGGGACCCTGGAGCCCAGAGATGCCCTCCACCCTGGAGGTGTACAGCTGCCACCCACCACAGAGCCCGGCCAAGAGGCTGCAGCTCACGGAGCTACAAGAACCAGCAGAGCTGGTGGAGTCTGATGGTGTGACCAAGCCCAGCTTCTGGCCGACGGCCCAGAACTCGGGGGGCTCAGCTTACAGTGAGGAGAGGGACCGGCCGTATGGCCTGGTGTCCATTGACACAGTGACTGTGCTAGATGCAGAGGGGCCATGCACCTGGCCCTGCAGCTGTGAGGATGACGGCTACCCAGCCCTGGACCTGGACGCTGGCCTGGAGCCCAGCCCAGGCCTAGAGGACCCACTCTTGGGTGCAGGGACCACAGTCCTCTCCTGTGGCTGTGTCTCAGCTGGCAGCCCTGGGCTAGGAGGGCCCCTGGGAAGCCTCTTGGACAGACTAAAGCCACCCCTTGCAGATGGGGAGGACTGGGCTGGGGGACTGCCCTGGGGTGGCCGGTCGCCTGGAGGAGTCTCAGAGAGTGAGGCGGGCTCACCCCCGGCCGGCCTGGATATGGACACGTTTGACAGTGGCTTCGTGGGCTCTGACTGCAGCAGCCCTGTGGAGTGTGACTTCACCAGCCCCGGGGACGAAGGACCGCCCCGAAGCTACCTCCGCCAGTGGGTGGTCATTCCTCCGCCACTTTCGAGCCCTGGACCCCAGGCCAGCTAG
- the IL21R gene encoding interleukin-21 receptor isoform X3, whose translation MGQMARGSQHAAWLGRPLAPAAAPGRQDQYEELKDEATSCSLHRSAHNATHATYTCHMDVFHFMADDIFSVNITDQSGNYSQECGSFLLAESIKPAPPFNVTVTFSGQYNISWRSDYEDPAFYMLKGKLQYELQYRNRGDPWAVSPRRKLISVDSRSVSLLPLEFRKDSSYELQVRAGPMPGSSYQGTWSEWSDPVIFQTQSEELKEGWNPHLLLLLLLVIVIPAFWSLKTHPLWRLWKKIWAVPSPERFFVPLYKGCSGDFKKWVGAPFTGSSLELGPWSPEMPSTLEVYSCHPPQSPAKRLQLTELQEPAELVESDGVTKPSFWPTAQNSGGSAYSEERDRPYGLVSIDTVTVLDAEGPCTWPCSCEDDGYPALDLDAGLEPSPGLEDPLLGAGTTVLSCGCVSAGSPGLGGPLGSLLDRLKPPLADGEDWAGGLPWGGRSPGGVSESEAGSPPAGLDMDTFDSGFVGSDCSSPVECDFTSPGDEGPPRSYLRQWVVIPPPLSSPGPQAS comes from the exons GCAAGACCAGTATGAAGAGCTGAAGGATGAGGCCACCTCCTGCAGCCTCCACAGGTCGGCCCACAATGCCACGCACGCCACCTACACCTGCCACATGGATGTATTCCACTTCATGGCCGACGACATTTTCAGTGTTAACATCACAGACCAGTCTGGCAACTACTCCCAGGAGTGTGGCAGCTTTCTCCTGGCTGAGAGCA TCAAGCCGGCTCCCCCTTTCAACGTGACCGTGACCTTCTCAGGACAGTATAATATCTCCTGGCGCTCAGATTACGAAGACCCTGCCTTCTACATGCTGAAGGGCAAGCTTCAGTATGAGCTGCAGTACAGGAACCGGGGAGACCCCTGGGCTGTG AGTCCAAGGAGAAAGCTGATCTCAGTGGACTCAAGAAgtgtctccctcctccccctggaGTTCCGCAAAGACTCGAGCTATGAGCTGCAGGTGCGGGCAGGGCCCATGCCTGGCTCCTCCTACCAGGGGACCTGGAGTGAGTGGAGTGACCCGGTCATCTTTCAGACCCAGTCAGAGG AGTTAAAGGAAGGCTGGAACCCTCACCTGCTGCTTCTCCTCCTGCTTGTCATAGTCATTCCTGCCTTCTGGAGCCTGAAGACCCACCCATTGTGGAG GCTATGGAAGAAGATATGGGCCGTCCCCAGCCCTGAGCGGTTCTTCGTGCCCCTGTACAAGGGCTGCAGCGGAGACTTCAAG aAATGGGTGGGTGCACCCTTCACTGGCTCCAGCCTGGAGCTGGGACCCTGGAGCCCAGAGATGCCCTCCACCCTGGAGGTGTACAGCTGCCACCCACCACAGAGCCCGGCCAAGAGGCTGCAGCTCACGGAGCTACAAGAACCAGCAGAGCTGGTGGAGTCTGATGGTGTGACCAAGCCCAGCTTCTGGCCGACGGCCCAGAACTCGGGGGGCTCAGCTTACAGTGAGGAGAGGGACCGGCCGTATGGCCTGGTGTCCATTGACACAGTGACTGTGCTAGATGCAGAGGGGCCATGCACCTGGCCCTGCAGCTGTGAGGATGACGGCTACCCAGCCCTGGACCTGGACGCTGGCCTGGAGCCCAGCCCAGGCCTAGAGGACCCACTCTTGGGTGCAGGGACCACAGTCCTCTCCTGTGGCTGTGTCTCAGCTGGCAGCCCTGGGCTAGGAGGGCCCCTGGGAAGCCTCTTGGACAGACTAAAGCCACCCCTTGCAGATGGGGAGGACTGGGCTGGGGGACTGCCCTGGGGTGGCCGGTCGCCTGGAGGAGTCTCAGAGAGTGAGGCGGGCTCACCCCCGGCCGGCCTGGATATGGACACGTTTGACAGTGGCTTCGTGGGCTCTGACTGCAGCAGCCCTGTGGAGTGTGACTTCACCAGCCCCGGGGACGAAGGACCGCCCCGAAGCTACCTCCGCCAGTGGGTGGTCATTCCTCCGCCACTTTCGAGCCCTGGACCCCAGGCCAGCTAG
- the IL21R gene encoding interleukin-21 receptor isoform X4: MDVFHFMADDIFSVNITDQSGNYSQECGSFLLAESIKPAPPFNVTVTFSGQYNISWRSDYEDPAFYMLKGKLQYELQYRNRGDPWAVSPRRKLISVDSRSVSLLPLEFRKDSSYELQVRAGPMPGSSYQGTWSEWSDPVIFQTQSEELKEGWNPHLLLLLLLVIVIPAFWSLKTHPLWRLWKKIWAVPSPERFFVPLYKGCSGDFKKWVGAPFTGSSLELGPWSPEMPSTLEVYSCHPPQSPAKRLQLTELQEPAELVESDGVTKPSFWPTAQNSGGSAYSEERDRPYGLVSIDTVTVLDAEGPCTWPCSCEDDGYPALDLDAGLEPSPGLEDPLLGAGTTVLSCGCVSAGSPGLGGPLGSLLDRLKPPLADGEDWAGGLPWGGRSPGGVSESEAGSPPAGLDMDTFDSGFVGSDCSSPVECDFTSPGDEGPPRSYLRQWVVIPPPLSSPGPQAS, from the exons ATGGATGTATTCCACTTCATGGCCGACGACATTTTCAGTGTTAACATCACAGACCAGTCTGGCAACTACTCCCAGGAGTGTGGCAGCTTTCTCCTGGCTGAGAGCA TCAAGCCGGCTCCCCCTTTCAACGTGACCGTGACCTTCTCAGGACAGTATAATATCTCCTGGCGCTCAGATTACGAAGACCCTGCCTTCTACATGCTGAAGGGCAAGCTTCAGTATGAGCTGCAGTACAGGAACCGGGGAGACCCCTGGGCTGTG AGTCCAAGGAGAAAGCTGATCTCAGTGGACTCAAGAAgtgtctccctcctccccctggaGTTCCGCAAAGACTCGAGCTATGAGCTGCAGGTGCGGGCAGGGCCCATGCCTGGCTCCTCCTACCAGGGGACCTGGAGTGAGTGGAGTGACCCGGTCATCTTTCAGACCCAGTCAGAGG AGTTAAAGGAAGGCTGGAACCCTCACCTGCTGCTTCTCCTCCTGCTTGTCATAGTCATTCCTGCCTTCTGGAGCCTGAAGACCCACCCATTGTGGAG GCTATGGAAGAAGATATGGGCCGTCCCCAGCCCTGAGCGGTTCTTCGTGCCCCTGTACAAGGGCTGCAGCGGAGACTTCAAG aAATGGGTGGGTGCACCCTTCACTGGCTCCAGCCTGGAGCTGGGACCCTGGAGCCCAGAGATGCCCTCCACCCTGGAGGTGTACAGCTGCCACCCACCACAGAGCCCGGCCAAGAGGCTGCAGCTCACGGAGCTACAAGAACCAGCAGAGCTGGTGGAGTCTGATGGTGTGACCAAGCCCAGCTTCTGGCCGACGGCCCAGAACTCGGGGGGCTCAGCTTACAGTGAGGAGAGGGACCGGCCGTATGGCCTGGTGTCCATTGACACAGTGACTGTGCTAGATGCAGAGGGGCCATGCACCTGGCCCTGCAGCTGTGAGGATGACGGCTACCCAGCCCTGGACCTGGACGCTGGCCTGGAGCCCAGCCCAGGCCTAGAGGACCCACTCTTGGGTGCAGGGACCACAGTCCTCTCCTGTGGCTGTGTCTCAGCTGGCAGCCCTGGGCTAGGAGGGCCCCTGGGAAGCCTCTTGGACAGACTAAAGCCACCCCTTGCAGATGGGGAGGACTGGGCTGGGGGACTGCCCTGGGGTGGCCGGTCGCCTGGAGGAGTCTCAGAGAGTGAGGCGGGCTCACCCCCGGCCGGCCTGGATATGGACACGTTTGACAGTGGCTTCGTGGGCTCTGACTGCAGCAGCCCTGTGGAGTGTGACTTCACCAGCCCCGGGGACGAAGGACCGCCCCGAAGCTACCTCCGCCAGTGGGTGGTCATTCCTCCGCCACTTTCGAGCCCTGGACCCCAGGCCAGCTAG